The genomic stretch CAAAGAAATATCTACAATAAACATTTTGTTAACAAGCTGGCCTATTCGATAAAAGCAGCTTATTCTTCGTTTCCAAAAGATGCTTTTGTATCAAGTGTCTTTCATAAAGAGTGGGACAATCAATCATTAAAAGACAGAATGAGGCACATTACTATAATGCTACATAAGCATTTAGCTTTAGATTATCAGGGAGCACTTGCTGTTTTATATAAAGTTGCCCCTGAATTTAAGGGACAGCTGGCAGGAATTATTTTTCCAGACTATGTAGAACAGTATGGTTTGAATGAATGGAATACATCAATGGAAGCACTTGCTGTTTTCACGACTTATTCTACTTCCGAGTTTGCAGTGCGACCCTTTTTACTGAAAGATCAAAAGCGTATGATGAAACAATTTTTGACGTGGTCCACCCATAAAAATGAACATGTTCGTCGCCTTGCTAGTGAAGGTTGTCGTCCTCGCCTTCCTTGGGGAATATCCATTGTGTCCTTTAAAAAAGATCCAACTCCAATTTTTCCAGTGTTAAATAACTTACTTCAAGACCCTTCTTTATACGTACGTAAAAGCGTCGCAAATAATTTAAATGATATTTCTAAAACGCATTCTCATCTTCTTTTAGATTTTACTGAGGCTAACCTTAATACGCATCCACATACGGATTGGATTTTAAAGCATGCATGTCGAACGCTATTGAAGAACGGTCACCCTAAGGCTCTACACCTTTTTGGCTTTAATCAAAGTCATCAAGTGACTATCTCAAATTTTCAACTTTCAGCTAATGAAGTGATAGTTGGAAATTCTTTAACGTTTCAATTTGATCTATATGGCGAAATAGAAGAGAAAATCCGTATTGAATATGCAGTAG from Bacillus sp. 1780r2a1 encodes the following:
- a CDS encoding DNA alkylation repair protein; translation: MAEQRNIYNKHFVNKLAYSIKAAYSSFPKDAFVSSVFHKEWDNQSLKDRMRHITIMLHKHLALDYQGALAVLYKVAPEFKGQLAGIIFPDYVEQYGLNEWNTSMEALAVFTTYSTSEFAVRPFLLKDQKRMMKQFLTWSTHKNEHVRRLASEGCRPRLPWGISIVSFKKDPTPIFPVLNNLLQDPSLYVRKSVANNLNDISKTHSHLLLDFTEANLNTHPHTDWILKHACRTLLKNGHPKALHLFGFNQSHQVTISNFQLSANEVIVGNSLTFQFDLYGEIEEKIRIEYAVDYVKSRGNRTRKVFKLAEFQVKKHLSKHYERKLSFKDLSTRKHYSGLHTLTLLVNGIEMKSLDFHLQ